A stretch of Nitrospira sp. DNA encodes these proteins:
- the brxL gene encoding protease Lon-related BREX system protein BrxL, protein MTSDNKAIDTSLDDLLNWHFAGKVVRKDLTKLVKEGANVPVYVLEYLLGTYCASNDETIIKDGLVTVKNILAENYVRPDEAEKVKSTVRERGSLKIIDKITVTLNEKRDVYEALLANLGVKGVEVSTSYVKKFEKLLVGGIWCIVTLQYFYEENQKGSPFVIQDLKPIQMPNMDLEELFQGRRAFTEEQWIDVLLRSTGMEPTNFSQRVKWHLLARMIPLVENNYNICELGPRGTGKSHIYKEISPNSILVSGGQTTVANLFYNMARRTVGLVGVWDVVAFDEVAGITFKEKDGVQIMKDYMASGSFSRGRDAINAYASMVFVGNINQSVDTLVKTSHLLAPFPDDMIDSAFFDRFHAYIPGWEIPKMRPEFFTNQYGMIVDYLAEWMREMRKRTFGDAISKYFKLGRDLNQRDTIAVKHTVSGLLKLLYPNEEYNKDAVRRCLEYALETRRRVKEQLKKIGGMEFFDVHFSYIDLETLQEKFISVPEQGGGTLIPDGPMSPGALHTVATGGAGHLGLYRLETQVTAGNGALKTSGLGSNSAAKEAIKVGFDFFRANASRVSASIKAGDHDYHLHIVELHNTGPTNALTLSAFVALCSAVFGKPIQSQMVVLGSMSLGGNVIPVENLAESLQMAFDSGAKRILLPMASVRDIPTIPGELFAKFQTSFYADPTDAVFKALGVE, encoded by the coding sequence ATGACTTCTGACAACAAAGCGATTGATACCAGCCTCGACGATCTCCTCAATTGGCATTTTGCCGGCAAGGTCGTTCGCAAAGATCTGACCAAGTTGGTCAAAGAGGGGGCGAATGTCCCCGTATACGTGTTGGAGTACCTCCTGGGCACCTACTGCGCATCCAACGACGAGACCATCATCAAAGACGGACTCGTTACGGTAAAGAATATTCTGGCCGAGAACTATGTGCGTCCTGATGAAGCGGAGAAGGTCAAGTCCACCGTTCGCGAGCGTGGAAGTCTCAAAATCATCGATAAGATCACTGTGACGCTGAATGAAAAACGAGACGTCTATGAAGCCCTCCTCGCGAATCTTGGTGTGAAAGGGGTTGAGGTCAGCACCAGCTACGTCAAAAAGTTTGAGAAGCTGCTCGTGGGAGGCATCTGGTGCATTGTGACGCTGCAGTATTTCTATGAGGAGAACCAGAAGGGCTCACCATTCGTCATTCAGGACCTGAAGCCGATCCAGATGCCGAACATGGATCTGGAGGAGCTCTTTCAGGGACGGCGGGCGTTCACAGAAGAGCAGTGGATTGACGTCTTATTGCGATCAACAGGTATGGAACCCACGAATTTCAGCCAACGCGTGAAGTGGCACTTATTGGCCCGCATGATCCCTTTGGTGGAGAACAACTACAACATCTGTGAACTAGGCCCACGAGGGACCGGCAAGAGTCACATCTACAAGGAAATCAGTCCCAATAGCATTCTTGTCTCCGGTGGCCAAACGACCGTTGCGAATTTGTTCTACAACATGGCGCGACGGACCGTTGGACTCGTCGGCGTCTGGGATGTCGTGGCTTTTGATGAGGTCGCTGGGATTACGTTTAAAGAAAAAGATGGCGTCCAGATCATGAAAGATTACATGGCCTCAGGGTCCTTCTCTCGTGGACGGGATGCCATCAATGCCTACGCCTCTATGGTGTTTGTCGGGAATATCAATCAGTCCGTGGACACACTGGTAAAGACCAGTCATCTCCTGGCCCCCTTCCCGGATGACATGATCGACAGCGCCTTCTTTGACCGGTTCCATGCCTACATTCCAGGCTGGGAAATTCCCAAGATGCGGCCGGAATTCTTCACCAACCAGTACGGCATGATCGTGGATTACCTCGCTGAATGGATGCGTGAGATGCGCAAGCGAACATTTGGCGATGCCATCAGCAAGTATTTCAAGCTCGGCAGAGATCTCAATCAGCGAGATACGATCGCTGTTAAGCACACCGTATCCGGGCTCTTGAAGCTGCTGTATCCCAATGAAGAATACAACAAGGACGCCGTTCGTCGATGCCTCGAATATGCCTTAGAAACACGTCGGCGAGTAAAGGAGCAGCTGAAGAAGATCGGCGGAATGGAATTCTTTGACGTGCACTTTAGCTACATCGACCTAGAAACGTTGCAAGAGAAGTTTATCAGTGTGCCCGAACAGGGCGGAGGCACACTCATCCCTGACGGTCCCATGAGCCCAGGAGCGTTACACACAGTCGCCACTGGGGGAGCAGGTCACTTAGGGTTGTATCGACTGGAGACTCAAGTAACGGCTGGAAATGGGGCGCTGAAGACTTCCGGCCTGGGATCGAACAGCGCAGCGAAAGAAGCTATCAAAGTCGGTTTTGACTTCTTCAGAGCGAATGCCTCTCGCGTCAGTGCCTCAATTAAGGCTGGCGATCATGACTATCACCTTCACATCGTGGAGCTGCACAATACCGGGCCTACCAATGCCTTGACCCTGTCCGCATTTGTCGCGCTGTGTTCGGCTGTCTTCGGAAAGCCGATTCAGTCTCAGATGGTTGTCCTCGGTAGCATGAGTCTCGGTGGCAACGTGATTCCGGTTGAAAACCTGGCTGAGTCTCTTCAGATGGCCTTCGACTCTGGAGCGAAGCGTATTCTGCTCCCCATGGCCAGTGTGCGTGATATCCCAACCATACCTGGCGAGTTGTTTGCCAAGTTCCAGACGAGTTTCTACGCAGATCCCACGGATGCCGTGTTTAAGGCGTTGGGGGTCGAATAG
- a CDS encoding IS1182 family transposase gives MKRFISGQDRSQHTLFPESLEDYIAEDNPVRVVDVFVDGLDLAKQGFDGVQPEATGRPSYHPAVLLKLYIYGYLNRIQSSRRLERESQRNVELMWLLTRLQPDFKTIADFRKDQGAAIRRVCREFVLLCRRLNLFSDALVAIDGSKFKAVNNRDKNFTDRKLHARLEQLEASIARYLTELDRADRDPALVPEARVHHLKEKLQTVNTQIQRLNEMGALMRDAPDGQISLTDPDARSMATSGRGTGMVGYNVQIAVDTKHHLIVADEVTNHGHDRQQLAPVAQHAAQATGHARLTVLADRGYFNGEQIRECEQQGIATLVPKPLTSNNNAAGLFDKRDFVYLPERNAYRCPAGEHAIYRMTSLERGLAQHRYWSSACPRCPLKARCTTGDYRRISRWEHESVLEAMQDRLDRTPNAMKLRRQTVEHVFGTLKAWMGATHFLMKTLPKVNTEMSLHVLAYNLKRTMRIFGVKPLMAAMTG, from the coding sequence ATGAAGCGCTTCATTTCAGGGCAAGACCGGTCGCAACACACCCTGTTTCCGGAGTCACTTGAGGACTACATCGCCGAGGACAATCCCGTTCGTGTGGTTGACGTCTTCGTCGACGGGCTCGACTTGGCCAAGCAGGGGTTTGATGGCGTACAACCGGAAGCGACCGGCAGACCGTCCTACCATCCCGCCGTGCTGCTCAAGCTCTATATCTACGGATACCTCAATCGGATTCAGTCCAGCCGGCGCCTGGAACGCGAGTCCCAGCGCAATGTCGAGCTGATGTGGTTGCTCACCCGGTTACAGCCGGACTTTAAGACCATTGCGGACTTCCGGAAAGACCAGGGCGCGGCGATCCGTCGCGTCTGCCGAGAATTCGTCCTGCTGTGCCGGCGGCTCAACCTGTTTTCCGACGCCCTCGTCGCCATTGACGGCAGCAAGTTCAAGGCCGTGAACAATCGCGACAAGAACTTCACCGACCGGAAGCTCCACGCCCGTCTCGAGCAACTCGAAGCCAGTATCGCACGCTACCTCACCGAACTGGATCGAGCCGATCGCGATCCCGCGTTGGTGCCCGAGGCCCGGGTGCATCATCTGAAGGAGAAACTGCAGACCGTCAACACGCAGATCCAGCGCCTGAATGAAATGGGTGCGCTCATGCGTGACGCGCCCGATGGCCAGATTTCACTCACCGACCCGGACGCCCGCTCCATGGCCACGAGTGGTCGCGGCACCGGCATGGTGGGCTACAACGTGCAAATCGCCGTGGACACGAAACACCATCTGATCGTGGCGGACGAGGTGACGAACCACGGACACGACCGGCAGCAGCTCGCGCCTGTGGCCCAACACGCGGCGCAGGCGACCGGCCATGCACGCCTCACGGTGCTGGCCGACCGAGGCTATTTCAATGGCGAGCAAATCCGGGAATGCGAGCAGCAGGGGATCGCCACCTTGGTGCCCAAGCCGCTGACCTCCAACAACAACGCAGCAGGCCTGTTCGACAAGCGCGATTTCGTCTACCTCCCCGAGCGCAACGCCTACCGCTGCCCTGCCGGGGAGCACGCGATCTATCGCATGACGAGCCTTGAACGCGGCCTCGCGCAGCACCGCTACTGGTCCTCGGCCTGTCCGCGCTGCCCGCTGAAAGCGCGCTGCACCACGGGCGACTACCGGCGTATCTCGCGCTGGGAACATGAATCGGTCCTGGAAGCCATGCAGGATCGGCTGGATCGAACGCCGAACGCCATGAAACTACGCCGGCAGACCGTGGAACACGTCTTCGGCACGCTCAAGGCGTGGATGGGGGCGACGCATTTCCTGATGAAGACGTTGCCGAAGGTCAACACAGAGATGAGTTTGCACGTGCTGGCGTACAACCTGAAGCGCACCATGCGAATCTTCGGCGTAAAACCCCTGATGGCGGCCATGACAGGGTAG
- a CDS encoding XamI family restriction endonuclease: MPVNSDKTLQWKNDIAQSVDMYNDWFMKFAPQAFRTTRIQTTKDVEAALASTGNLLSIQPSVIRQHPEILPTLRMSTCPPIAVDRLIGLAGVSPNLVKYMELEKKLPMRMSVTEADQQLAKISAIIQKMADPDIFVWLGRKDLPTETEIHRAATIVADRLCGAVANPIIRNAQEKRQLAAIKAWLEQRGYSQLPQGDGTTYDTMTPGTFSFRMNVPVTLEGGTQTVNIPIDAVIMPKSAQAGDFPVFFEAKSAGDFTNTNKRRKEEAVKMSQLRSTYGTKVKFNLFLCGYFDSGYLGYEAAEGIDWVWEHRIDDLMHFGI; encoded by the coding sequence ATGCCCGTTAACTCCGACAAAACCCTTCAATGGAAAAATGACATCGCTCAGTCCGTTGACATGTACAATGACTGGTTCATGAAATTTGCGCCTCAGGCTTTTCGCACCACGCGCATCCAGACCACAAAGGACGTAGAAGCTGCGCTTGCCTCAACCGGCAACCTTCTCTCGATCCAGCCATCCGTAATCCGGCAGCATCCTGAAATTCTGCCCACGCTGCGCATGTCGACCTGCCCGCCCATTGCCGTCGACAGGCTTATCGGCTTGGCCGGAGTGTCCCCGAATCTGGTCAAGTACATGGAACTTGAGAAAAAGCTCCCTATGCGAATGAGCGTTACCGAAGCCGATCAACAACTCGCCAAAATCTCAGCCATCATTCAAAAAATGGCCGATCCTGATATTTTCGTTTGGCTTGGACGGAAAGACCTGCCGACAGAAACAGAAATTCACCGCGCAGCCACCATCGTGGCAGACCGCCTTTGCGGGGCAGTTGCCAATCCCATCATCCGCAATGCACAGGAAAAGCGCCAACTGGCCGCTATCAAGGCTTGGCTCGAACAACGCGGCTACAGCCAGCTCCCTCAAGGAGATGGAACCACGTATGACACCATGACCCCGGGAACATTCAGCTTCCGCATGAATGTTCCGGTCACACTCGAAGGCGGCACTCAAACCGTCAACATTCCCATCGACGCCGTCATTATGCCGAAGTCAGCACAGGCCGGAGACTTCCCGGTTTTCTTCGAGGCAAAATCCGCTGGTGATTTCACCAACACCAACAAGCGCCGCAAAGAAGAAGCTGTCAAAATGTCACAGCTTCGCAGCACCTACGGCACCAAGGTCAAATTCAACCTCTTTCTCTGCGGATACTTCGACTCAGGCTACCTTGGCTATGAAGCCGCCGAAGGCATCGACTGGGTATGGGAACACCGCATCGACGACTTGATGCATTTTGGAATATGA
- a CDS encoding SAM-dependent DNA methyltransferase, which yields MPRTIVSLETMRRQLQADLDSHKTQTERNRLGQFATPSPLAEEILRYAQTILPPHEKVRFLDPAIGTGAFYSALLNVFPRKRIQQALGFEVDPHYGKPATHLWKNTGLSIKLSDFTKAEPSPRFNLIICNPPYVRHHHLENGNKTRLQMRTQQASGIKISGLAGLYCHFLGLSHAWMDVGAIAGWLIPSEFMDVNYGLAVKRYLLEGVTLLHIHRFDPNDIQFADALVSSAVVWFRNTAPPKNHAVQFTFGGTLLAPKLSRTISAQALAHEPKWTRFPAADIRTETGIPTISDFFQIKRGLATGNNEFFILTEEEIKARNLPMELFTPILPSPRYLPENEIKADRYGNPKIDRPRFLLDTKLPEDQIKRRFPALHRYLEDGKARGLHHRYLCQHRSLWYAQENRPPAPIVCTYLGRSDTKDGKPFRFLLNTSRATVANVYLAMYPTPVLARAMAHDKNLIRRVWHLLNQITPNRLLAEGRVYGGGLHKLEPKELANVPVSEIAAILPDHARPLKQTDLLAHAV from the coding sequence ATGCCACGCACTATCGTCAGTCTCGAAACCATGCGCCGCCAGCTACAGGCCGACCTCGATAGCCACAAGACACAAACCGAGCGCAACCGCCTCGGTCAGTTTGCGACCCCATCACCGCTTGCCGAGGAAATTCTCAGATACGCTCAAACGATCCTCCCCCCGCACGAGAAAGTCCGATTTCTCGATCCGGCAATCGGAACCGGAGCCTTCTATTCCGCTCTCCTCAACGTCTTTCCCAGAAAACGCATTCAACAGGCTCTTGGTTTCGAGGTTGACCCTCACTACGGAAAGCCAGCCACACACCTCTGGAAGAACACCGGACTTTCCATCAAGCTTTCCGACTTCACTAAGGCAGAGCCTTCACCACGCTTCAATCTCATCATCTGCAATCCGCCGTATGTGCGCCACCACCACCTTGAGAACGGCAACAAAACCCGCCTCCAAATGCGAACCCAACAGGCCAGCGGCATAAAAATCAGCGGCCTTGCCGGTCTTTACTGCCACTTTCTTGGCCTATCTCACGCATGGATGGACGTGGGAGCTATTGCTGGTTGGCTCATCCCGAGCGAATTCATGGACGTCAATTACGGCCTAGCCGTCAAGCGCTACCTTCTCGAAGGGGTAACACTTCTCCACATTCACCGCTTCGACCCGAACGACATACAATTCGCGGACGCTCTTGTTTCTTCTGCCGTGGTTTGGTTCCGCAATACTGCGCCCCCAAAAAACCACGCAGTACAATTTACGTTCGGCGGCACACTTCTGGCCCCCAAGCTATCCCGCACCATATCCGCTCAAGCACTCGCGCATGAGCCGAAATGGACGCGGTTTCCTGCCGCAGACATCCGAACCGAAACAGGAATCCCGACCATCTCAGACTTTTTCCAGATCAAACGCGGTTTGGCGACCGGCAACAACGAGTTTTTCATTCTCACGGAAGAAGAAATCAAAGCCCGCAACCTTCCGATGGAGCTATTCACCCCGATCCTGCCAAGCCCGCGTTACCTCCCTGAAAACGAGATCAAGGCAGACCGGTACGGCAACCCCAAAATCGACCGCCCCCGCTTTCTTCTCGATACCAAACTTCCCGAAGATCAAATCAAACGCCGCTTCCCAGCCCTGCACCGCTACCTTGAGGATGGGAAGGCCCGTGGCCTTCATCACCGCTATCTATGCCAACATCGCTCACTTTGGTACGCGCAAGAGAACCGCCCGCCTGCGCCCATCGTCTGCACTTACCTTGGACGTTCCGATACCAAAGACGGAAAGCCGTTTCGGTTTCTCTTGAACACATCACGCGCCACCGTTGCCAATGTCTATCTGGCCATGTACCCAACTCCTGTTCTTGCCCGCGCAATGGCCCATGACAAGAACCTGATACGCCGCGTCTGGCACCTTCTCAACCAGATCACTCCAAACCGCCTCTTGGCAGAAGGCAGGGTTTACGGCGGGGGCCTTCATAAACTCGAACCCAAGGAACTTGCCAACGTCCCTGTCTCCGAAATCGCCGCGATCCTTCCAGATCACGCCCGCCCCCTCAAACAGACCGACTTACTCGCTCACGCCGTTTAA
- a CDS encoding DUF3800 domain-containing protein, whose product MHGLTKADAEYVFYHDETNNIKKLRLGVQGFNVTEPGVFVLGGVVHDGAPRSFDPESLRNAMHIQRSAGELKLKHVAKGEFLDLLTSDKLTTFLQWISDNDLFVHYHALDPLFWSLVDIMDSILYRLGEPRLMELHIRLKADLTALLRANLPETTSLFYRYNYPDLAPENRKPFLNELISMLEQSDDVLPEFNSMMLKGMLQAGRDLPSLDFIEGCTPHLLIESFTIFYLKRIALFKHSTHILDMEDSIRDDLQSMKLVSGGQPVKNYRFADSKSEPGIQVSDIVVGLIGKMYSYFAGTTRDEVSAARASLIGTSLKNAELLRDIIDASHEANIAFLDHVTSANEIGKMNVFLRSRGSAYE is encoded by the coding sequence ATGCATGGCCTTACCAAGGCTGATGCAGAATATGTCTTTTATCATGACGAAACGAACAACATTAAAAAGCTGCGCCTTGGTGTGCAGGGGTTCAATGTTACGGAGCCTGGTGTATTTGTGCTGGGCGGCGTTGTGCATGACGGTGCGCCTCGGAGTTTTGACCCAGAGTCATTGCGCAATGCGATGCACATTCAAAGGAGCGCGGGCGAACTCAAGCTCAAGCATGTTGCCAAGGGCGAATTTCTCGATCTGTTGACGTCAGACAAATTGACCACCTTTCTACAGTGGATTTCCGATAACGACCTGTTTGTCCACTATCATGCGCTCGACCCGCTCTTCTGGTCGCTCGTCGATATTATGGACTCGATACTTTACAGGCTCGGCGAACCGCGCCTAATGGAGCTTCATATTCGGCTAAAGGCGGACCTGACCGCACTCCTTCGAGCCAACCTGCCCGAAACGACCAGTCTGTTTTACCGCTATAACTATCCAGACCTGGCTCCGGAGAACCGCAAGCCCTTTCTGAACGAACTCATCTCAATGCTGGAGCAGAGCGATGATGTGCTGCCGGAATTTAATTCGATGATGCTCAAGGGCATGTTGCAGGCGGGACGCGATCTTCCTAGCCTCGACTTCATTGAAGGGTGCACACCTCACCTTTTAATAGAGAGCTTCACCATCTTCTATCTGAAACGGATTGCGCTGTTCAAACATTCAACCCACATCCTTGATATGGAAGATTCCATTCGCGATGATTTGCAATCTATGAAGCTGGTATCAGGCGGGCAGCCAGTAAAGAATTACCGGTTTGCCGATTCCAAATCCGAGCCGGGCATACAGGTATCAGACATCGTGGTGGGACTAATCGGCAAAATGTACAGCTACTTCGCAGGAACCACGCGCGATGAGGTTTCTGCCGCGCGTGCATCTTTGATTGGCACCAGCCTGAAGAACGCGGAACTGCTACGCGACATCATCGACGCCTCACATGAGGCCAATATTGCGTTCCTAGATCACGTTACCAGCGCCAATGAAATTGGCAAGATGAACGTATTTCTTCGGTCTCGCGGAAGCGCGTATGAATGA
- a CDS encoding DUF262 domain-containing protein, whose amino-acid sequence MAKIENHKYSVEEAFRDCFYIVPDYQREYVWQDKEVQQLLDDIDEQIDGRANQEYFIGMVLVSPSSQKNTFEVIDGQQRLTTFFLLLCTLKKLFHGEPQYQTINGLISASYTSNQGETKTSLKLEPRYENAGEVMAKIVEMEDEPQATRNGIEASGIASFGSLENLLNAYSTIYAHLLKKHADKAALKKYWGYLANNVVFIQISTDLGNALKIFETINERGVGLNSMDLLKNLLFTNVEAQEFGRLKSEWKNITKPLERAKQKPLRFLRYFLMASYKIQNDRSDYIVREDEIYDWLTKKENAADCEYEEKPFQFVRTIIESVNHYLAFNKGDGNDGRDNVAMKNLGLLCGPAFSLHFVLLLAASNFPKALFDHLVTQLESFLFYYIFTKTPTKELERNFSVWADELREIGNEKNKKAQREKLNAFINTRFQKSMSAKAADLTDSMKRYSLGSMQKYRTRYLLAKISQHVDMAYKGIKTERSLEDYIELQIEHILPDKPKKAFATEFAQKYSGFDYNLIKNKLGNLTLLEKPINIVIGNDFFEIKKPEYAKCKCYLTSSIAGITKVGKNTSTTRINEKLLSFDNWTPEEIDRRQTMLIGLVKDIWKLSDLDVA is encoded by the coding sequence ATGGCCAAAATTGAAAATCATAAATACAGCGTTGAAGAAGCATTCCGCGACTGTTTTTATATCGTCCCTGATTATCAACGCGAATATGTTTGGCAAGACAAAGAAGTACAGCAACTCCTCGACGACATCGATGAACAGATTGATGGCAGAGCCAACCAGGAATATTTCATTGGCATGGTGCTTGTGTCGCCGTCGTCACAGAAAAACACATTTGAAGTGATCGATGGCCAGCAAAGGCTGACAACATTTTTCCTTCTCCTCTGCACTCTGAAGAAACTATTTCACGGAGAACCTCAATATCAGACGATCAATGGCCTGATATCCGCCAGCTACACATCGAATCAAGGCGAGACAAAGACAAGCCTGAAATTAGAGCCGCGCTATGAAAACGCCGGCGAAGTAATGGCGAAAATCGTGGAGATGGAAGATGAACCTCAAGCGACCCGCAATGGCATTGAGGCCTCCGGAATCGCCAGTTTCGGTTCTTTGGAGAATCTTCTGAACGCCTACAGCACGATTTACGCCCATTTGCTCAAGAAACACGCGGATAAGGCCGCATTGAAGAAATACTGGGGCTATTTGGCCAACAACGTTGTCTTCATCCAGATCTCAACCGACCTCGGCAATGCCTTAAAGATATTTGAAACGATCAACGAGCGGGGTGTTGGTCTGAATTCTATGGACCTGCTGAAAAACCTGCTATTCACGAATGTTGAAGCACAGGAATTTGGTCGATTGAAAAGCGAATGGAAAAACATTACCAAGCCGCTCGAACGAGCAAAGCAAAAGCCTTTACGATTTCTGCGCTACTTTCTGATGGCAAGCTACAAAATTCAGAATGACCGCAGCGATTATATTGTACGGGAAGATGAAATTTATGATTGGCTTACGAAGAAGGAGAATGCCGCTGACTGCGAATATGAAGAGAAACCTTTCCAGTTTGTGAGAACAATCATCGAGAGCGTCAATCACTACCTGGCCTTTAACAAAGGCGATGGTAATGACGGCAGAGATAATGTCGCAATGAAGAACCTTGGGCTTCTTTGCGGCCCGGCCTTTAGTTTACACTTTGTCCTCCTACTGGCAGCCAGCAATTTTCCCAAGGCATTGTTCGACCATCTGGTTACACAACTCGAGAGTTTCCTTTTCTACTATATCTTTACCAAAACGCCCACAAAGGAACTCGAGCGCAATTTCTCAGTATGGGCAGACGAGCTGCGAGAAATTGGGAACGAGAAGAACAAGAAAGCCCAAAGAGAAAAATTGAATGCCTTCATTAACACACGTTTCCAAAAGAGCATGTCAGCCAAGGCTGCTGACCTCACAGACAGTATGAAGCGATATTCACTGGGCTCGATGCAGAAATATCGGACACGCTACCTGTTGGCCAAAATAAGCCAGCACGTCGACATGGCCTATAAAGGCATCAAGACGGAACGATCATTGGAGGATTATATAGAGCTTCAGATCGAACATATTTTGCCAGACAAGCCGAAAAAGGCATTTGCTACGGAGTTTGCCCAAAAGTACTCGGGCTTTGACTACAATCTGATTAAGAACAAACTAGGCAATCTTACGCTGCTGGAAAAACCCATTAATATCGTCATAGGTAACGATTTCTTCGAGATTAAAAAACCGGAATACGCGAAATGTAAGTGCTACCTAACCAGCAGTATTGCCGGTATCACCAAGGTTGGGAAAAACACCTCGACAACACGGATAAACGAAAAACTCCTGTCGTTTGATAACTGGACGCCTGAGGAAATTGACAGGCGGCAAACTATGCTGATCGGCTTGGTGAAAGATATCTGGAAGCTTTCAGATCTTGACGTTGCATAA
- a CDS encoding Fic family protein, with product MSDPYVYPGTDVLNNKRNIREADKLERFERIMSMKRMQEPLPDIPMTYEGYKAIHKHIFQDVYHWAGESRTVSMAKGGTFFGPPDHVDTEMKKRFEMIQKENKLKGLRRAEFAKRAAEHIGEINAIHPFREGNGRAQRQFLKILARQAGHKLDLQRIAPETWHQASVQGFQGKHDDMEKLIRSAIIEPARVRSRDEGRER from the coding sequence ATGAGCGATCCTTACGTCTATCCCGGCACCGATGTTCTCAACAACAAGAGGAATATCCGCGAAGCCGACAAGCTTGAGCGCTTCGAGCGCATCATGAGTATGAAGCGCATGCAGGAGCCTCTGCCTGATATACCGATGACGTATGAAGGCTACAAAGCGATCCACAAGCATATTTTTCAGGATGTTTATCACTGGGCGGGAGAATCGCGCACCGTCTCAATGGCCAAGGGAGGCACGTTTTTCGGACCGCCCGACCACGTGGACACGGAAATGAAGAAGCGGTTTGAGATGATCCAGAAGGAAAACAAGCTGAAAGGTTTACGCCGCGCCGAATTCGCCAAACGCGCCGCCGAACATATCGGCGAGATCAACGCCATCCACCCGTTCCGCGAAGGCAACGGCCGGGCGCAACGCCAGTTCCTCAAAATCCTTGCGCGACAGGCTGGCCACAAACTAGACCTGCAACGCATCGCACCGGAAACCTGGCACCAGGCCTCCGTGCAGGGTTTTCAAGGCAAACACGACGACATGGAAAAGCTCATACGCAGCGCCATCATTGAACCCGCGCGCGTCAGATCCCGCGACGAAGGCCGGGAACGGTAA